From the genome of Thermodesulfatator atlanticus DSM 21156:
AAAGCTATCTGCGAGAAGACCAGCCTTATAAAATCAGAGTGCTCGTAGCCAAAGCCAATATCGTAGAAACCATCGTCACCCGTAGCGAAAAAGAAGCCTTGGTGCTTGAGGCCAATCTTATAAAAAAATACCGGCCGCGTTACAACGTACTCCTGCGTGACGACAAAGCCTATCCCCTTTTGCGCATCACTTTGCACGAAAAGTTTCCCGCTATTCAGGTTTGTCGCCGCAAACGCAAAGACAAAGCCGTCTATTTCGGTCCATACCCCTCTGCCGGGGCGGTAAGGCAAACACTTAAGTTTTTGGCACGTATTTTTCCCTTAAGGCGCTGCTCAACGGCTGAATTCCAAAGACGCGAACGCCCCTGTCTTTATTACCAGATAGGCCGCTGTCCGGCTCCCTGTGTGGGCCTGATTACCGAAGAGGAATACCGCAAACTGGTAGAAGGGGCCATCTCCTTTCTCAAAGGAAAGGCTCAGGACGTCTTAAAAAGCCTACGGGCAGAAATGGAAAAGGCTGCCGAAGAATTAAACTTTGAAAAGGCAGCTCTTTTGCGTGACCGGATCTTTGCCATCGAACGCACCCTAGAAGCCCAGGTAGTAAACCTTCCTCAGGAAGAAGACCTTGATGTTTTCGCCTTGGCACGCCAGGGAGAAAAAATCTCAGGGGCCGTGCTTTTTGTGAGATCCGGCGCCCTGCTCGGTAAAAAAACTTTTAACCTTAGCCGTGCTAACTCAGAGGCAAACGCCCTTTACGCTTCACTTTTGCAGCAGTTTTATGATGAGGGCAAATACATACCTCAGGAAATCCTTCTTCCTGAGTCCCCTGAAGACAAAGAAATACTTGAGGACTGGCTTAGTGAGCTCGCAGAAAAAAAAGTGACTATAAAAGTACCTAAGCGCGGGGCCAGAAAAGAACTTTTAAAGATTGCCCAACAAAATGCTCGTGAGGCCCTTGCTGCACGCCTTGCCGGTGAACGACCTTACGAAGAACTAGCAGAAAAGCTCGCCTTTACCCTGAAGCTTAAAAAGATACCCCTGCGCGTTGAAGGCGTAGATATTTCAAACATCCAAGGCACCTTGTCCGTGGGGGTGGTAGTGTCTTTTTTTGAGGGCGAAGAAGACAAAAGCCGCTACCGGCGATATTACATTAAAAGCACCGCAGGCCCTGATGATTACGCCATGATATACGAAACCGTAGGTAGACACCTTAAAAACTGCCTTGAGGCTACGAGCCTCCCAGACCTCATACTTATAGACGGAGGCAAAGGTCAGCTTGCTGCAGCCCTTGCCGCAGCAGAAGAATTGCACGTGCTTGATAAAGTCGATTTCTGTGCCCTTGCCAAAGAACGCCAAGGGGAAGGCGAAAAAATTTATCTTCCCCAGCGTAAAAATCCTCTTAAGTTGGCAAAACACACAGACATCTTGCGCTTTTTACAAAGGGTGCGCGATGAGGCCCACCGCTTTGCCGTAACCTCTCACAGAAAAAGACGCAAAAAACAGGGGCTTACCTCTATTCTTGACCAGATTCCCGGCATTGGCCCCAAACGCAAAAAAACCCTGCTTAGGCATTTTGAGAGCTTAGAAAATCTTGCCAAGGCCCCTGTCGAGGAAATTGCAGGGCTTCCTGGTCTTAACCGCAAGGTGGCACAAACTATCAGAGAATACCTGCAGAAGGCTTATCTTGAACAAAGTGAAAGGAGCGCGTAATGGCCAACATCTTTGAAATCCCATTTGAAGAAATACTTGAAGAATCAGTAAGAACCCACGGGCATCTTTGTGCCGGCCAGGTCCTGGGGGTGAGACTTGCCCTTCTTGGCTTGCGCCTTATTGGTATTTCTGATCCAAAAGGAGCGGACCGGAAGAAGTTCCTGGTCTTCGTTGAAATTGACCGCTGCGCCACTGATGCCATACAATCAGTCACCGGCGCAAGTCTTGGGAAGCGATCCCTCAAATTCCTTGACCACGGTATCATGGCTGCAACTTTCTTGAATCTCGAGACCAAAAAGGCCTTTCGCATCATTGCCAGGGAAGAAGCCCGTGAGCTTTCGAAAAATTATTTCCCTGAGATCGAAAACAAGTATCAGCGCCAGCTTAAAGCTTATCAGGTCATGCCTGAAGAAGAACTTTTTGAGATTCAGGAAGTAGAAGTCGAGGTCTCCGACTTTGATTTACCTGGAAGGCCCTTAAAAAGGGTCCAGTGCGAAAAGTGCGGTGTTTGGGTACAGGATGGACGTGAGGTTAACCAAAACGGCAAAATTTTATGCCGCCCTTGCGCCTACGGGGCTTACTTCCGCGTGAAGGGCCTTTCGCCAAAGCTCCGCAAGAAAGGTTAAGAGCTCAAGCAAAAATATTTCTTGGTTAAGATTCATCTGAATGGCAGAAAACGCCTGTTGCACACGTTCCATTGCGGGGACAACGAAATCTCGAGGAGGCTTCTCAGGAAGCATCTCAGGAAATTCATCTAGCTCAAGGTGGCTTAAAAGCCCCTGACGCAACCACACCAAGACCATTTCCCAAAAAAGAGGGAGGTCTTCTTTTAATTTGGGAAGGGTCTCGGCCACTGCCACGATTTGTGATGGCTTG
Proteins encoded in this window:
- the uvrC gene encoding excinuclease ABC subunit UvrC; this encodes MIDQEVIKKAPENPGVYVFKTEKGEVLYVGKAKNLRKRLQSYLREDQPYKIRVLVAKANIVETIVTRSEKEALVLEANLIKKYRPRYNVLLRDDKAYPLLRITLHEKFPAIQVCRRKRKDKAVYFGPYPSAGAVRQTLKFLARIFPLRRCSTAEFQRRERPCLYYQIGRCPAPCVGLITEEEYRKLVEGAISFLKGKAQDVLKSLRAEMEKAAEELNFEKAALLRDRIFAIERTLEAQVVNLPQEEDLDVFALARQGEKISGAVLFVRSGALLGKKTFNLSRANSEANALYASLLQQFYDEGKYIPQEILLPESPEDKEILEDWLSELAEKKVTIKVPKRGARKELLKIAQQNAREALAARLAGERPYEELAEKLAFTLKLKKIPLRVEGVDISNIQGTLSVGVVVSFFEGEEDKSRYRRYYIKSTAGPDDYAMIYETVGRHLKNCLEATSLPDLILIDGGKGQLAAALAAAEELHVLDKVDFCALAKERQGEGEKIYLPQRKNPLKLAKHTDILRFLQRVRDEAHRFAVTSHRKRRKKQGLTSILDQIPGIGPKRKKTLLRHFESLENLAKAPVEEIAGLPGLNRKVAQTIREYLQKAYLEQSERSA
- a CDS encoding FmdE family protein — protein: MANIFEIPFEEILEESVRTHGHLCAGQVLGVRLALLGLRLIGISDPKGADRKKFLVFVEIDRCATDAIQSVTGASLGKRSLKFLDHGIMAATFLNLETKKAFRIIAREEARELSKNYFPEIENKYQRQLKAYQVMPEEELFEIQEVEVEVSDFDLPGRPLKRVQCEKCGVWVQDGREVNQNGKILCRPCAYGAYFRVKGLSPKLRKKG